Genomic window (Streptomyces cadmiisoli):
GGCGTACCAGTTGGGTCCGAGGTGACGGACGGCGGCGGCACGCACTCGGTGCGGGACGGGCCCGGAGAGGGGCTGGACGGCGGTGACCATGACCTCACGGTCCCGGCGGACGCCCGCCGCCACCAGGGGCGTCGTCTCTATCGGGGCATAAGGTGGGGTTATGAGCAGCACGCGGGAGCAGGACAACGGGATGCCGTCCGCGGCGGCGGTGTCGCTGGCGCACCGGGTGCCGGACCTGGGCGCGCTGGAACTGCTGCTGGCCGTCGCCCGGCTGGGGAGTCTCGGCGCGGCGGCCCGGGAAACGGGGATCAGCCAGCCCGCGGCGAGCAGCAGGATCCGCTCCATGGAACGGCAGTTGGGCGTCGCGCTGGTGGACCGCTCACCGCGCGGCTCACAGCTCACGGACGCCGGCGCGCTGGTCACCGACTGGGCGCGCCGGATCGTCGAGGCGGCGGCGGCCTTCGACGCGGGGGCGCAGGCGCTGCGCGACCGGCGGGATTCACGGCTGCGGGTCGCGGCGAGCATGACGATCGCCGAGTACCTGCTGCCGGGCTGGCTGCTGGCGCTGCGCGCGCAGCGCCCGGACACCGCCGTCTCCCTGCTCGCCGGCAATTCGGCGGCGGTGGCGCAGCAGCTGCTGTCCGACGAGGCCGACCTGGGTTTCGTGGAAGGGCTGACGGTGCCGAGCGGACTGGATTCGGTCGTGGTCGCCCACGACCACCTCGTCGTGGTGACCGCGCCCGGCCACGGCTGGGCCCGCCGGCGCCGTCCGCTGTCGGCGGCGGAGCTGGCGCAGACCCCGCTGGTCCTGCGTGAGAAGGGCTCCGGCACCCGGCAGGTCCTGGACGCGGCGCTCGGCGGACTGGCCCCGCCGCTGATCGAGCTGTCGTCCACGACGGCCGTGAAGGCCTCGGCGGTCGGCGGCGCCGGCCCGGCGGTGCTGAGCGAACTGGCGGTGGGGGAGGAGCTGGCCACGCGGCGCCTGGTGAGCGTCCCGGTGGACGGGGTACGGCTGCGCCGCGAGCTGCGCGCGGTCTGGCGCACGGGTCACCGCCCCGCCGGCCCGGCACGCGAACTCCTCGGCCTGACCCGCACGAGGCCCGCCGACGGAGGCGGCCGCCGCACCTGACGCGCGCGGCGGCCGAAGGTCACGCGGCCGTCGCCGCGGCCCGCACCAGGGCCTCCATCACCCGCAGGTCCCCGCCCGTCTCCGGGTGCCACTGCACACCGAGCACCCAGCCGTCGGCCGCCGGGAGCTCGATCGCCTCCACGGTGCCGTCCGCGGCGTGGGCCGACGGGATCACGCCCCGGCCGAGCCGGTCCACGGCCTGATGGTGGTACGTCGGTACGGTCGCCTTCTCCGGGACGATCCCGGCGTACCGCGTGCCCGGCACGGGCTCGACCGGGTGACTGCCGAAGACCCCGGCCACCTCGGCGTGCCCGTCGACGTGCTGGACGAGGGTGCCGCCCAGCGCGACGTTCAGCAGCTGCATGCCGCGGCAGATCCCCAGCAGCGGCTTGCGCGCGGCCAGCGCGGCCCCGATCAGGGCCAGTTCCCACGCGTCCCGCTCCGGGGCGGGCGGACCGGTCCGCGGGTCGCGCGGCGCTCCGTAGCGCTCCGGCTCGACGTCGGGTCCGCCCGCGATCACCAGGCCGTCGAGCGGTGCCAGTACCGCGGCCGCCCGTTCCGGGTCGTCCGGCGGCAGCAGCGCGGCCAGCCCGCCCGCCCGCTGCACCAGCCGCGGGTACCCGACGGGCAGGAGCACCGCGTCCAGCTCCCACACCCCCCAGCGCACACCGGTCTCCAGGTACGTGCTCACACCGATCAGCGGCCTGCCGGCCATGCGTCCTCCCGCTGCGTTCTCCGACTCACCGGTCCGGCCGGCTCCATCGGCTTCAAATGGCTTCAATGGGTCGATCCCAAACCTTTGTACGACCGCGGCCACCGCCCCTCAGGTCAGGAACCCGCGCAGCAGTGCCGCCGTCCCCGCGCAGTGCTCGCGCATGATCTCCCGCGCGCCGTCCGCGTCCCCGTCGAGCACCGCCTCCACCAGCACGGCGTGCTGGTGCTGCGAGTGCTCCAGGTTGCGGACCAGGAGCGGGATGCAGTCGAGCAGGTCGTTCACCTTCGCCCGCACCGCCGCGTACTGCCCGGTCAGCGAGGGCGAGCCGGACAGTTCGGCGAGCGTGAGGTGGAGCAGTGTGTCCAGCCGCCGGTAGTCGCCGAGCGGCGCGTCCCGGGTCCGGGCCAGCGCCTCGCGCAGCCGCTCCGCCCGCGCGCCGCGCAGCCCGTGCTCGGCGCACAGGCCGGCCGCGCCCACCTCCAGCACCTCGCGGAAGCGCAGCACGTCCTCGATGTCGACCGCGGCGACCCGCCGCCGCAGCTCACCCTCCCCGGTCGCGTCCGTACGGGGCAGGACGAACGTTCCGCCGTACCGCCCGCGCCGCGACTCGACGAGCCCCTGGTCCTGGAGGACCTTCAGCACCTCGCGCAGCGTCACCCGGCTGATCCCGAGCCGCTCGGCCAGCCCGCGCTCCGCCGGCAGCCGCCCGCCACCGGGCACCAGACCGAGCCGTACGACCTGGAGGATCTGCTCCAGCGCCTCCTCGAAGCCGTTGCCGGTCCGCACCGGGCGCAGGACCGGCGTCAGCGGGTCGTCCGCGCCGTCGACCGTCAGCGGGTCGTCCGTGCCGTCGACCGGATCCAGCGACATACGGCCGCGCCCCCTTCCCAAGCAATGGTTCTCAGCAATACCTTATGGCCCTCGGCCCCGCCGAGACAGCGCGCAGACGCCCGAAGGAGGCCCTCCCGTGGCAGACCGCACATCCCCGCTCGGTGTCGAGGAGCTGCACACCCTCGTCGCGGGCGGCGAGATCGACACCGTCGTCCTGGCCTTCCCCGACATGCAGGGCCGCCTCCAGGGCAAGCGGTTCGCCGCGCGCTTCTTCCTGGACGAGGTGCTGGAGCACGGCACCGAGGGCTGCAACTACCTCCTGGCCGTCGACACCGAGATGAACACCGTCGACGGCTACGAGATGTCCTCCTGGGACCGCGGCTACGGCGACTTCGCCATGCGCCCCGACCTGAGCACCCTGCGCCGCGTGCCCTGGAACGAGGGCACCGCCATGGTCATCGCCGACCTCGCCTGGGAGGACGGCTCCCCGGTGGCCGCCGCGCCCCGGCAGATCCTGCGCCGCCAGCTGGAACGCCTGGCGGACCTCGGACTGACCGCCCAGGTCGGCACCGAGCTGGAGTTCATCGTCTTCAAGGACACCTACGAACAGGCCTGGGACGCCGGCTACCGCGGTCTCACCCCGGCGACCCAGTACAACATCGACTACTCGGTCCTCGGCACCGGCCGCATCGAACCACTGCTGCGCCGGATCAGGAACGAGATGGCGGACGCCGGCATGACCGTCGAGTCCGCCAAGGGCGAGTGCAACCCCGGCCAGCACGAGATCGCCTTCCGCTACGACGAGGCCCTGGTCACCTGCGACCAGCACGCCGTCTACAAGACCGGCGCCAAGGAGATCGCCGCCCAGGAGGGCGTGTCCCTCACCTTCATGGCGAAGTACAACGAGCGCGAGGGCAACTCCTGCCACATCCATCTGTCGCTGGCCGACGACCGAGGCACCAACGTCATGGCCGGATCACCCGGCGACCCGGGCGGCATGTCGCCGACCATGCGCCACTTCCTCGCCGGACAGCTCGCCGCGCTGCGGGACTTCTCCCTCCTCTACGCCCCGCACATCAACTCCTACAAGCGCTTCCAGCCCGGCTCCTTCGCCCCGACCGCCGTCGCCTGGGGCCGCGACAACCGCACCTGCGCGCTGCGGGTCGTCGGCCACGGCCGCTCCCTGCGCTTCGAGAACCGGCTGCCCGGCGGTGACGTCAACCCGCACCTCGCGGTGGCGGGCATGGTGGCCGCGGGCCTGCACGGGGTCGAGCAGCGGCTGGAGCTGCCCGAACCCTGCCCCGGCAACGCCTACGCGGCCGACTACGCACACGTCCCCCGCACCCTGCGCGAAGCCGCCGAGCTGTGGGAGAACAGCGCGATCGCCAAGGCCGCGTTCGGCGACGAGGTCGTCGCGCACTACCGCAACATGGCCCGCGTCGAGCTGGACGCCTTCGACGCCGCGGTCACCGACTGGGAGCTGCGCCGCTCCTTCGAACGCATGTGAGGACCCACTTGTCGTACGAACTCCAGGTGCTGAACCCGGCGACCGAGGAGGTCGTCGCCACCGTCCCCGGCGCCACCGCGGCGGACGTCGACGCGGCGGTCGCCCGCGCCACCCGGGCACAGGCGCACTGGGCCGCCCTCGCGCCCGGCGACCGCGCCCGGCTGCTGCGCCGCTTCGCGGCCACCGTCGACGGACACCTCGAAGAACTGGCCCGGCTGGAGGTCCGCGAGGCGGGGCACACCATCGGCAACGCCCGCTGGGAGGCGGGCAACGTCCGCGATCTGCTCGACTACGCGGCCGGCGGGGTCGAAAGGCTCACCGGACGTCAGATCCCGGTCGCGGGCGGCCTCGACGTGACGATCCTCGAACCCCTCGGCGTCGTCGGCGTGATCGCGCCGTGGAACTTCCCGATGCCGATCGCCGCCTGGGGCACGGCTCCGGCCCTCGCGGCCGGCAACGCGGTCCTCCTCAAGCCCGCCGAGACGACCCCGCTCACCGCGCTCCGCCTGGCCGGACTCGCCCTGGAGGCGGGCCTGCCCGAGGGACTGTTCCAGGTACTGCCCGGACACGGCACCGTCGCCGGCGACGCCCTCGTCGGGCACCCGGGCGTGGCGAAGATCGTCTTCACCGGGTCCGCGACCGTGGGCAGACAGGTCATGGCCAAGGGGTCGGCACTCCTCAAGCGCGTCACCCTCGAACTCGGCGGCAAGAGCCCCAACATCGTCTTCGCCGACGCCGACCTGGAAACCGCCGCGGCCGCCGCGCCCATGTCCTTCCTCGACAACTCCGGCCAGGACTGCTGCGCCCGCACCCGCATCCTCGTCCAGCGCTCCGTCCACGACCGCTTCCTGGAACTGCTCGCCCCGGCGATCGAGGCGGTCACCGTCGGAGACCCGGGCGACGAGAAGAGCCAGATGGGCCCGCTCATCTCCGCCACCCAGCTCCGACGCGTCCGCTCCTACGTCCCCGAGGGAGCCGACGGCATCCGCGGCAAGGCCCCCGAGGGCCCCGGCTTCTGGTTCCCGCCCACCGTGCTGACCGGTGTCGACCCCGGCGCGCGCGTGGCCGTCGAGGAGGTCTTCGGGCCCGTCGCCGTCGTGCTGCCCTTCGACGACGAGGCCGACGCGGTCCGCCTGGCCAACGCCACCGACTACGGCCTGTCCGGCTCCATCTGGACCCGCGACGTCGGCCGCGCCCTGCGCGTCTCACAGGCGGTGCGGGCCGGCAACCTGTCCGTCAACTCCCACTCCAGCGTGCGCTACTGGACCCCGTTCGGCGGCTACAAGCAGTCCGGCATCGGCCGTGAACTCGGCCCGGACGCACTGACCGCCTTCACCGAGACCAAGAACGTCTTCATCAGCACGGAGGGCCCCGCACAGTGACCGAAGACATCATCTGCCGGCGGCTCGTCGGCCGCACCGCCGTCGTCACCGGAGCCGGCAGCGGCATCGGCCTCGCCACCACCCGCCGGCTCGCCTCCGAGGGCGCCCACGTCGTCTGCGGCGACGTCGACGACGAGCGCGGCAAAGCGGCCGCCGACGAGGTCGGCGGCATCTTCGTGAAGGTCGACGTCACCGATCCCGAGCAGGTCGAGGCGCTGTTCAGGGCGGCCCACGACACCTACGGCAGCGTCGACGTCGCCTTCAACAACGCCGGCATCTCCCCGCCCGACGACGACTCCATTTTGGAGACCGGTCTGGAGGCCTGGAAGCGCGTCCAGGAGGTCAACCTCACCTCCGTCTACCTCTGCTGCAAGGCCGCCATCCCCTACATGCGCCGCCAGGGCCGCGGATCCATCATCAACACCGCCTCCTTCGTCGCCCGCATGGGCGCGGCCACCTCGCAGATCTCGTACACCGCGTCCAAGGGCGGGGTGCTCGCGATGTCCCGCGAACTCGGCGTGCAGTTCGCCCGCGAGGGCATCCGCGTGAACGCCCTGTGCCCGGGGCCGGTCGACACCCCGCTGCTCCGGGAGCTGTTCGCCAAGGACCCCGAGCGCGCAGCGCGCCGGCTCGTGCACATCCCGCTCGGCCGGTTCGCCCGGGCCGAGGAGATCGCCGCCGCGGTCGCGTTCCTGGCCAGCGACGACTCCTCGTTCGTCAACGCCACCGACTTCCTGGTGGACGGCGGGATCTCCGGGGCGTACGTCACGCCGCTGTAGAAGTCGGCCTACAGTGCCGGGATGAGCATGTCGCCCCCACCCGGCTGGTACCGCGACCCGTCGGCCCCGCACCTCGAACGCCGGTGGGACGGCACGGCCTGGACCGAGCACCGCCGCTCGCCCGAGGCGCCGGGGCAGCCGGTCGCGGGGCGGCCGCCGGCCGCGGGCGGAGCGTCCCGGCGCAACCGGGCCGTAGCCCTCGGCGCCGCCGGAGCGGTCCTGGTCGCCGCCGTCGTCATGGGAGCGGTCGTCCTGCGCGGCGGTGACGAGGACACCGGCGGCAGCGGGGCGGAGGCCGGCCCGGGACCCGCCACCGCCTCGATCGGCACCACGCACTCGCCGTCGCCGTCCTCGCCCGCCGCAAAACCGCCCGCCGGGGATCCGGACGCCGTCACCGACGAACTCAACGGCATCACCCTGCCGTTGCTCGACGGCTGGGTCCCCCCGGAGAACGTCACCACGGACAACGTCATGATGACCACGGACGGCACCTACGACTGCCCCGGCGACGGCGGCTTCTGCCGCCACGGCATGGTCATCTCGCGCACGGTCACCGTCAACGACGAGACGTCCCCCGAGCTCCTGGCCGAGGCGGACATCGAGGACGCGGCCGACGAGGCCTACGACCGCGACGTCGTCGGCCGCCGCCCCTACGGCGGCATCGAGTCCCACCGGCTCGTCGCCTCCGGCCCGGTCGCGGTCGCGGGCCGTGCCGGGTACTTCGTGCGCTGGCGGGTGACCACCGCCGAAGGCCCCGGCGGGTACGTGCAGTCCCTCGCCTTCCAGTCCAGCGCCGGCACCGAGTCACCCGTCATCGTGCGCTATGTCTTCGACGCGGGCGAGGACGGCCCGCCGCTGGCCGACATGGACCGCATCACCAAGGGGATCCGGCCGGTCGGCGACACGGACGGCGGCGGTGTGGGCAGCAGCATCGGCCCGTCGAGCTGACCACCGGCGGACCGAGCCGCCCTCCGCGCCCCCGGAGGCACGGACGGCCCTCCGCTCCCTACAGGAACGTACGGCCTTCTCCCCGGTAGGTCGGGACCGTCGCCGTCACCCGGTCGCCCTCGACCAGGGACAGCGCGTCGAACCGCTCGCACAGCTCACCGGCCTTGGCGTGCCGGAACCACACCTTGTCGCCGATCAGCAGATCGTCCGCGGGAGAGCCCAGCAGCGGCGTCTGCACCTCGCCGGGCCCCTCCTGCGGGTCGTAGCGCAGCCCCTCGGGCAGGCAGGGCACCGGCAGGCGGTCCGCCCCGGCGGCACCGGACGCCGGGTAACCGCCACCCAGCACCGTCACCACCCCCACCCCGGGCCGGCGCACGACCGGCAGGGCGAACAGCGCCGACGGGCGGCCGCTGAAGGACGTGTAGTTGTCGAACAGCCGCGGCACGTACAGCCCCGACCCGGCACCGATCTCGGTGACCACGTCCTCCGCCGCGGTGTGCTGCACGCTGCCCGTGCCACCGCCGTTGACGAACTCCAGACCCGGCACCACGGCCCGCACCGCGCGCACCACCGCGGCGCGCCGTTCGGCGAGCTCCCGGCGCGCGGCGGACTGCATCAGCCGGACGGCGCGCGACCGCACCGGACGCCCGGCGACCGAGTCCCCGACACCGGCGATGTGGCCCTCGTACGCCATGATCCCCACGACCTCGAACCCCGGCCGACGGGCCACCGCCCGCGCCATGTCGGCGACCTGGGCGGGGGAGTGCAGCGGCGAACGACGGGCCCCGACGCGCACCCGTCCGCCGAGCAGCTTCAGCGAGGTGTCCAACTCCAGGCAGACCCGCACGACTTCGCGACCGCCGGCCCTGGACTCGTCGATCAGGGCCAGCTGGGCGGGGTCGTCGATCATCACCGTGACGGCGGCGGCCAGTTTGGGATCGCCGGTCAGTTCGGCGAACCCGGCGCGGTCGGCCGAGGGGTAGGCGAGCAGGACGTCCTCGAACCCGGACCGGGCCAGCCACAGCGACTCGGCCAGCGTGAAGGACATGACGCCCGTGAAACCGTCCTTGGCCAGCACCCGTTCGAGCAGGGCACGGCAGCGGACGGACTTGCTGGCGACGCGGATCGGCTTCCCGCCCGCCCGCCGGACCAGATCGTCCGCGTTGGCGTCGAAGGCGTCCAGGTCCACGATCGCGAGAGGGGCGTCGAGATGGGCGGTGGCCCGGTCGTAACGGGCCCGGTCGGCGGCGCGCGCAGTCATGACGGCAGCCTGCCAGACCCGATTACCGCAGGGTAGGGGGATGTTCCGGGCAGATGCCCCGGGCTCGTGGACTGGTTCCCGCCGGACCGCGGCCAACCCGTAGAGTGACGCGCACGCACGGAGGCACCACTCCGCGCGCCGCCCGCGCCGGGATGCCGGCGGGCGGCTGCGGGTATGCGTGCGACTGGACGAGGGGTCCGCATACGGCAACGGGCCCGCAGACGACGAAGCGGGGGGCGGATGAGCACGGACGCGCGGCACGCCCCGGTTCCGCCCCGTCCGCCCACGCCGCCCCGCCCGCCTCGTGCGCCGGACCCCGCGGACGCCCGCGCCGACGCCGGCCGTGACGAGCCGGACCGCCCGTCGCCTCCCGCCGACCCGGCGACCTCACCGACGCCCGCGGCCGAGCCGGACGGGCCCGCGGTACCGGAGCAGGGACGAGCGGACGACCCGCCCACCCGCTACCCGGCGTTCCGCACCCCGCCCTCCGCGGGCGCCCGGCGGACCGCCCCCTTCACCCCGCCCCCGCCCCCCGCCTCGGCCCGCTTCCCGGACGCACCGCCGACGACCGGCCGCACCTCCGACACGACGCCTCCCCAAGCCCCACCACGCCCCGCCGACGCTCCGCCCTCGCTCGCCCGCCCCGGAGGTGTGTCGGGTCCAGCTCCCGCGGGCGCGCCACCACGCCCGGCCGAGGGTCCGACGGTGCCGGCCGGCCTCGGGGATGCGTCGGGTTCCGCGCCCGCGGGCGCGCCACCACGCCCCGCCGACGGTCCGACGGTGCCCGCCCGCCCCGGAGGCGCGGCGGGTCGCGCGGTGCCGGGCCAGGTACCGCCGCGTCCGGGCAGTCGCCCGGGTGCTCCCGCACGCCCTGAAGGGCCGGCGGGTTCGGCGGTCGCCGAGGGCCTTCCGCCGAGGCCCGACGGCCGACCGAACGTGCCGGCCCGCCCCGGTGGACCGGTGGGGCCGGCCGTTTCCGCGGATGTGCCGCCTCGTCCGGGCGGCCGATCGAGCGCGCCCGCATGTCCTGTGGGACCGGTGGGGCCGGCCGTTTCCGCGGATGTGCCACCTCGTCCGGGCGGCCGACCGAGCGCGCCCGCACGTCCTGTTGGACCGGTGGGGCCGGCCGTTTCCGGGGATGTGCCGCCTCGTCCGGGCGGCGGACCGGGCAGGCCCGCCCGCCGCGAGAGTCCGGCGGCGGAGACCGCCGCACCCACCGACACGCCGCGGCGCCCAGGCAGCCGTCCGGCACCGCCCGCGCCCCCCGGCACCCGGCCGTCCCCGCCTTCGCGCCCGGCGCCCCCGTGGGACCCGGACGGGCCGAGCGGCATGCCGCCTCGGTCGGCGGGTGGGCCCGGTGAGGCGCCCGGAGCGGGCAGCCCTCCGCCCGCTCCGACCCGCCCTCCCACCGGGCCCGCACGGCCCGCGATCGCCCCGGCGCGCCCCGCGGACCCGCCCGCGCGCCCCGCGTTCCCGTCGGAGCCCGGTGGGCCGGGTGGCCGGGCCGTGCCGCCTCGGCCGACGGTGGCGCCTTCCGAGGCGTCGTCCGAGACGACGCGGCGTCTGCGCCGCGTCCCGGCCGACCAGGCTCCCGCACCGGCCCCCGAAGGCTTCCGGCACACGCCGGCCGCCCCCGCCGAACCCGGACGGCATCCGTCGGTGCCGTACACGGGCCGGCCCACCGAGCCCGGGCAGCGGTACGAGGCCGCGCCGACCGGACCCGCACACCGCCCCGCCCCGGCGGAGCACCCCACCTCCCTGTCCCCGAACCCCGCGTTGTCGTGGAACGCCGCTCCGCCCGCGCCCCAGCGCCCCGTCGTCACCCTCGGCGAGCCCGAGGGCTACGACGAGCACGTGCGGGCGCGGCCGATCGGCGCGCGGGTGCGCGGCCGGACCGTCGCGGCCACCGCCTGCGTGGTTCTCGGGCTGGGTCTCATCGGGGGCGCCGCGACGGGGAGTTGGCTGATCGGCGACTCGGGCGAGACCGGAGCGCGGGGAGCCTTCGCGACCGCCGGAAGCCTGTGGCACAGCGTTCCGGTCGACCAGTTGTTCCCGCCCACCGTGCGGGGCGACGGCGCCGGCCCCGGAGGCGCCGACCGGGTCTGGACCCGTATCGCCGTCGCGCCCGACAGCGGCTGCGCGGACGCCTTCGACCCGCTGCTGCGCAAGGCCCTCGCCCCGGTCGGCTGCCGGCGCCTGCTGCGCGCCACCTACACCGACGCCACCCGCAGCCACGTCACCACCGTCGGCCTGCTGTTCACCAAGGCGGACGCCACCGGAATGCGCTCCCTGGAGGCCCGCTTCGAGGACGAGGCGCTCGGGCGCCGTCCCGATCTGATGCCGCGCCCGTACGCGGCGAAGGGCACCCTCGCCGCCGGCTTCGGCGACGAGCAGCGCGCCTCGTGGACCGTCTCCGTCCTCACCGACGCCCCCGTCGTCGTCTACGCCGTCTCCGGCTGGGCCGACGCACGCGTCGTCGACGACCCCCAGTCCGCCGCGGAGGCCATGCGCTCCGGCGTCACCACCGCCGTCGGCCAGGCCGGCCTCGGCCACGAGGCGAAGGGCCTCGCCGACCGGGTGGAGCGCGGCCTGCGCAAGTCCGTCACCTCGTCCTCGGAGCGGCCCTCATGAAGCCCGCCGCGGCCGTCAGGCCGTCCGCCGCGACCCGGAGCGCGGGACTGCTGGCCGTCCTCGTCGCCGCGTCCGTCGCGCTGCTCCCGCCCACCGCCGCGCACGCCGACGGCATACGGGCCCAGCAGTGGGCCCTGGAGGCGATGCACACCACGGAGGCCTGGCAGACCACCAAGGGCGAGGGCATCACCGTCGCGGTCCTGGACACCGGCGTCGACGCCGACCACCCCGACCTGTCGGGCAACGTGCTGCCCGGCAAGGACATGGTGGGCTTCGGCGCGACGCAGGACGACCCCCCGTGGGCCCGGCACGGCACCGCGATGGCGGGGATCATCGCGGGTCACGGCCATGGTCCCGGCGGCGCCGACGGCGTCCTCGGCATCGCCCCCGAGGCGAAGATCCTGCCCGTCCGGGTGATCCTGGAGGACGGCGACCCGGCCCGCGCCAAGGCCCGCAAGAGCCGCGGCAACGCCCTGGCCGAGGGCATCCGCTGGGCCGCCGACCACGGCGCCGACGTGATCAACCTGTCCCTCGGCGACGACTCCGCCTCCGCGCACCCCGAGCCGGTCGAGGACGAGGCCGTCCAGTACGCCCTGAAGAAAGGCGCCGTCGTCGTCGCCTCGGCCGGGAACGGCGGCGAGAAGGGCGACCGCGTCTCCTACCCGGCCGCCTACCCGGGTGTCATCGCCGCGACCGCCGTCGACCGCTACGGCACCCGCGCCTCCTTCTCCACCCGCCGCTGGTACGCCACGGTCAGCGCCCCCGGGGTGGACGTCGTCATCGCCGACCCCGACCGCAGGTACTACGAGGGCTGGGGCACCAGCGCCGCCGCGGCCTTCGTCTCCGGCGCCGTCGCCCTGGTCAAGGCCGCCCACCCGGGCCTGACCCCGGCGCAGATCAAGCGGCTCCTCGAGGACACCGCCCGCAACGCCCCGGCCGACGGCCGCGACGACTCGCGCGGCTTCGGCTTCATCGACCCGGCCGCCGCCATCGAGGAGGCCGCGCGTCTGAAGCCGCAGGACCTGCACTCCGCGGCGTACGGCGAGAAGTACTTCGGTTCCGGCCCGGACACCGGCGGTTCCGACGACGGCGCCACGGACCTGGCCGCCCCGCTCGCGGGCGGCGCCGGCGTCGTGCTGCTGGTCACCGCGGTCGTCCTGTGGCGCGGCCGCCGCATCCACCGCCCGTTCTAGTGCCGCGGTTCAGGACGCCCCGGCGGAGGCCGACGCCCGAGCCGTGGCGTCCCCGGTGAACACCGACACCGCCGCCCGCGCCGCCGCCTCCACCAGCGTCACCCCCGCCTCCTTCGTCGCGTTGCCCTGCGACAGCGCCGCGACCAGGTAGTCGCGACCGTCGACCGTCACGCGTCCGATGCTGTTGATGTCCCACAGCCCGGTGGCGCTGCGCGGCAGCCAGCCGTTCTTCAGCGCCCACCCGGTGC
Coding sequences:
- a CDS encoding glutamine synthetase family protein; translated protein: MADRTSPLGVEELHTLVAGGEIDTVVLAFPDMQGRLQGKRFAARFFLDEVLEHGTEGCNYLLAVDTEMNTVDGYEMSSWDRGYGDFAMRPDLSTLRRVPWNEGTAMVIADLAWEDGSPVAAAPRQILRRQLERLADLGLTAQVGTELEFIVFKDTYEQAWDAGYRGLTPATQYNIDYSVLGTGRIEPLLRRIRNEMADAGMTVESAKGECNPGQHEIAFRYDEALVTCDQHAVYKTGAKEIAAQEGVSLTFMAKYNEREGNSCHIHLSLADDRGTNVMAGSPGDPGGMSPTMRHFLAGQLAALRDFSLLYAPHINSYKRFQPGSFAPTAVAWGRDNRTCALRVVGHGRSLRFENRLPGGDVNPHLAVAGMVAAGLHGVEQRLELPEPCPGNAYAADYAHVPRTLREAAELWENSAIAKAAFGDEVVAHYRNMARVELDAFDAAVTDWELRRSFERM
- a CDS encoding gamma-glutamyl-gamma-aminobutyrate hydrolase family protein codes for the protein MAGRPLIGVSTYLETGVRWGVWELDAVLLPVGYPRLVQRAGGLAALLPPDDPERAAAVLAPLDGLVIAGGPDVEPERYGAPRDPRTGPPAPERDAWELALIGAALAARKPLLGICRGMQLLNVALGGTLVQHVDGHAEVAGVFGSHPVEPVPGTRYAGIVPEKATVPTYHHQAVDRLGRGVIPSAHAADGTVEAIELPAADGWVLGVQWHPETGGDLRVMEALVRAAATAA
- a CDS encoding 3-oxoacyl-ACP reductase, with protein sequence MTEDIICRRLVGRTAVVTGAGSGIGLATTRRLASEGAHVVCGDVDDERGKAAADEVGGIFVKVDVTDPEQVEALFRAAHDTYGSVDVAFNNAGISPPDDDSILETGLEAWKRVQEVNLTSVYLCCKAAIPYMRRQGRGSIINTASFVARMGAATSQISYTASKGGVLAMSRELGVQFAREGIRVNALCPGPVDTPLLRELFAKDPERAARRLVHIPLGRFARAEEIAAAVAFLASDDSSFVNATDFLVDGGISGAYVTPL
- a CDS encoding LysR family transcriptional regulator, which translates into the protein MSSTREQDNGMPSAAAVSLAHRVPDLGALELLLAVARLGSLGAAARETGISQPAASSRIRSMERQLGVALVDRSPRGSQLTDAGALVTDWARRIVEAAAAFDAGAQALRDRRDSRLRVAASMTIAEYLLPGWLLALRAQRPDTAVSLLAGNSAAVAQQLLSDEADLGFVEGLTVPSGLDSVVVAHDHLVVVTAPGHGWARRRRPLSAAELAQTPLVLREKGSGTRQVLDAALGGLAPPLIELSSTTAVKASAVGGAGPAVLSELAVGEELATRRLVSVPVDGVRLRRELRAVWRTGHRPAGPARELLGLTRTRPADGGGRRT
- a CDS encoding amino acid deaminase/aldolase, whose amino-acid sequence is MTARAADRARYDRATAHLDAPLAIVDLDAFDANADDLVRRAGGKPIRVASKSVRCRALLERVLAKDGFTGVMSFTLAESLWLARSGFEDVLLAYPSADRAGFAELTGDPKLAAAVTVMIDDPAQLALIDESRAGGREVVRVCLELDTSLKLLGGRVRVGARRSPLHSPAQVADMARAVARRPGFEVVGIMAYEGHIAGVGDSVAGRPVRSRAVRLMQSAARRELAERRAAVVRAVRAVVPGLEFVNGGGTGSVQHTAAEDVVTEIGAGSGLYVPRLFDNYTSFSGRPSALFALPVVRRPGVGVVTVLGGGYPASGAAGADRLPVPCLPEGLRYDPQEGPGEVQTPLLGSPADDLLIGDKVWFRHAKAGELCERFDALSLVEGDRVTATVPTYRGEGRTFL
- a CDS encoding DUF2510 domain-containing protein; translation: MSPPPGWYRDPSAPHLERRWDGTAWTEHRRSPEAPGQPVAGRPPAAGGASRRNRAVALGAAGAVLVAAVVMGAVVLRGGDEDTGGSGAEAGPGPATASIGTTHSPSPSSPAAKPPAGDPDAVTDELNGITLPLLDGWVPPENVTTDNVMMTTDGTYDCPGDGGFCRHGMVISRTVTVNDETSPELLAEADIEDAADEAYDRDVVGRRPYGGIESHRLVASGPVAVAGRAGYFVRWRVTTAEGPGGYVQSLAFQSSAGTESPVIVRYVFDAGEDGPPLADMDRITKGIRPVGDTDGGGVGSSIGPSS
- a CDS encoding FadR/GntR family transcriptional regulator translates to MSLDPVDGTDDPLTVDGADDPLTPVLRPVRTGNGFEEALEQILQVVRLGLVPGGGRLPAERGLAERLGISRVTLREVLKVLQDQGLVESRRGRYGGTFVLPRTDATGEGELRRRVAAVDIEDVLRFREVLEVGAAGLCAEHGLRGARAERLREALARTRDAPLGDYRRLDTLLHLTLAELSGSPSLTGQYAAVRAKVNDLLDCIPLLVRNLEHSQHQHAVLVEAVLDGDADGAREIMREHCAGTAALLRGFLT
- a CDS encoding aldehyde dehydrogenase family protein, with translation MSYELQVLNPATEEVVATVPGATAADVDAAVARATRAQAHWAALAPGDRARLLRRFAATVDGHLEELARLEVREAGHTIGNARWEAGNVRDLLDYAAGGVERLTGRQIPVAGGLDVTILEPLGVVGVIAPWNFPMPIAAWGTAPALAAGNAVLLKPAETTPLTALRLAGLALEAGLPEGLFQVLPGHGTVAGDALVGHPGVAKIVFTGSATVGRQVMAKGSALLKRVTLELGGKSPNIVFADADLETAAAAAPMSFLDNSGQDCCARTRILVQRSVHDRFLELLAPAIEAVTVGDPGDEKSQMGPLISATQLRRVRSYVPEGADGIRGKAPEGPGFWFPPTVLTGVDPGARVAVEEVFGPVAVVLPFDDEADAVRLANATDYGLSGSIWTRDVGRALRVSQAVRAGNLSVNSHSSVRYWTPFGGYKQSGIGRELGPDALTAFTETKNVFISTEGPAQ